The following are encoded in a window of Sinomonas cyclohexanicum genomic DNA:
- a CDS encoding FAD-dependent oxidoreductase, translating to MGIHHKILIIGGGNAGLSVAARLRRAGQSDIAVIEPSDKHYYQPLWTLVGGGRAPQKESVRDQASVMPRGVAWIRDAADHIDPDAKLVRTAGGAEIGYDYLVVSPGIQLDWDRIPGMAEAIESPAASSNFRYDLAPKTWDLIRGMRSGTAVFTMPSGPIKCAGAPQKIAYLAADYWREQGVLDDIRIVLVLPTPGMFGVKVFADELERVVAKYGIEVRKSSEMTSIDPVAQEVVIADHAAGMEETLHYDMLHAVPPQSAPDWLKATALADPKNPAGYVEVDKHTLQHTRYPNVFSLGDAGSTPNSKTGAAIRKQAPVLVQNLLSAMEGQPLEASYGGYGSCPLTTARNRMLLAEFDYTLQPAPSIPLIDTTHERWDMWLLKRYALPFMYWRLILPGKA from the coding sequence ATGGGCATCCACCACAAGATTCTGATCATCGGCGGCGGGAACGCTGGGCTGAGCGTGGCGGCGCGGCTGCGCCGTGCTGGCCAGAGCGACATTGCCGTCATCGAGCCCAGTGACAAGCACTACTACCAGCCCCTCTGGACCCTGGTCGGGGGCGGCCGGGCGCCGCAGAAGGAGTCCGTGCGGGACCAGGCCTCGGTCATGCCCCGTGGTGTCGCGTGGATCCGCGACGCGGCGGACCACATCGATCCCGACGCCAAGCTGGTCAGGACTGCGGGCGGCGCGGAGATCGGCTACGACTATCTCGTGGTCTCCCCCGGGATCCAGCTCGACTGGGACCGGATCCCAGGTATGGCCGAGGCCATCGAGTCCCCCGCGGCCTCCAGCAACTTCCGATACGACCTCGCCCCCAAGACGTGGGACCTCATCCGGGGGATGCGCTCGGGGACCGCCGTGTTCACCATGCCGTCCGGGCCCATCAAGTGCGCCGGCGCCCCGCAGAAGATCGCGTACCTCGCCGCCGACTACTGGCGCGAACAGGGGGTCCTCGACGACATCCGCATCGTGCTGGTGCTGCCGACCCCCGGGATGTTCGGCGTGAAGGTCTTCGCCGACGAGCTCGAGCGGGTCGTGGCGAAGTACGGGATCGAGGTCCGCAAGAGCAGCGAGATGACCTCCATCGATCCGGTCGCCCAAGAGGTGGTCATCGCCGACCATGCCGCCGGCATGGAGGAGACGCTGCACTACGACATGCTGCATGCCGTTCCCCCGCAGTCCGCCCCTGACTGGCTCAAGGCGACCGCCCTGGCCGACCCGAAGAACCCCGCGGGATACGTCGAGGTGGACAAGCACACCCTGCAGCACACCCGGTACCCCAACGTCTTCTCGCTGGGCGACGCCGGCTCGACGCCGAACTCCAAGACGGGCGCCGCAATCCGGAAGCAGGCGCCCGTCCTGGTCCAGAACCTGCTCTCGGCGATGGAGGGCCAGCCCCTCGAGGCCAGCTACGGCGGGTATGGGTCCTGCCCCCTCACGACGGCGCGGAATCGGATGCTGCTGGCCGAATTCGACTACACGCTTCAGCCGGCGCCGAGCATCCCCCTGATCGACACCACCCACGAGCGGTGGGACATGTGGCTCCTCAAGCGCTATGCCCTGCCGTTCATGTACTGGAGGCTCATCCTGCCGGGGAAGGCCTAG
- a CDS encoding alanine racemase codes for MAAVPPEIDTPEILVDRDILERNIARTAEAVAAKGIALRPHAKTHKIPEIAALQLAAGAVGLTVATIGEAEVFADHGVTDLFIAYPLWVGPRQAERLRGLAEKARIAVGTDSIEAAREMGASLGDAAGSVEVLVEIDSGHHRSGVAPARAVEVARAAADAGLPVAGVFTFPGHSYAPGMPAEAAAQEQRALADAAGALAAAGFDVTRVSGGSTPSALLTEGGTTTEVRPGVYVFGDAQQLELERCAPEDIALTIAATVVSRHEGDSEIPRRIVLDAGSKVLGGDRPAWTTGFGRLLDYPAARIMALSEHHATVVFPDGAPLPALGERVRAVPNHVCVAVNLVDEVAVVRGGAVVDRWRVAARGRNR; via the coding sequence ATGGCCGCCGTCCCGCCCGAGATCGATACCCCCGAGATCCTCGTGGACCGGGACATCCTGGAGCGGAACATCGCGCGGACGGCGGAGGCCGTCGCGGCGAAGGGGATCGCGCTGCGGCCGCACGCGAAGACCCACAAGATCCCCGAGATCGCGGCGCTGCAGCTCGCGGCCGGAGCCGTCGGGCTGACCGTGGCGACGATCGGCGAGGCCGAGGTGTTCGCCGACCACGGCGTCACGGACCTGTTCATCGCGTACCCGCTGTGGGTCGGGCCGCGGCAGGCGGAGCGGCTGCGGGGCCTCGCGGAGAAGGCACGGATCGCGGTCGGCACCGACTCCATCGAGGCCGCCCGCGAGATGGGCGCGAGCCTCGGCGACGCGGCCGGCTCGGTCGAGGTGCTCGTCGAGATCGACAGCGGCCACCATCGCAGCGGCGTCGCGCCCGCGCGGGCCGTCGAGGTGGCGCGCGCGGCGGCGGACGCAGGGCTGCCCGTGGCCGGGGTCTTCACGTTCCCCGGGCACTCGTACGCGCCGGGGATGCCGGCCGAGGCGGCGGCGCAGGAGCAGCGCGCCCTGGCCGATGCCGCCGGGGCGCTCGCGGCGGCGGGCTTCGATGTGACGCGCGTGAGCGGCGGGTCCACGCCGAGCGCGCTGCTCACGGAGGGCGGCACCACCACCGAGGTCAGGCCCGGCGTGTACGTGTTCGGCGACGCACAGCAGCTCGAGCTCGAGCGGTGCGCCCCCGAGGACATCGCCCTGACCATCGCCGCGACCGTCGTGAGCCGCCACGAGGGCGACTCCGAGATCCCACGGCGCATCGTGCTCGACGCCGGCTCCAAGGTCCTCGGCGGCGACCGCCCCGCGTGGACCACCGGATTCGGCCGGCTCCTCGACTACCCGGCCGCCCGGATCATGGCCCTGTCCGAGCACCACGCAACGGTCGTCTTCCCCGACGGCGCTCCCCTGCCCGCCCTCGGCGAGCGAGTCCGCGCCGTCCCGAACCACGTGTGCGTCGCCGTGAACCTCGTCGACGAGGTCGCCGTGGTCCGCGGAGGCGCGGTCGTAGACCGGTGGCGGGTGGCGGCGCGCGGGCGGAACCGGTGA
- a CDS encoding MFS transporter has protein sequence MNAPRALRPFAHREYRVLIAALAVSIFGSGMWAVAMVYEVIALGGGPLELSLVATAMSVGLVAFVLLGGVAADRIPQRTLIIAVEAVNLLAVGTVAVLAETGLLAVWGIALGAFALGVGAAFFFPAFSAILPRILPPEDLLAANGMEGTMRPLLQQAAGPAAAGVIVGALSAPHAVAGVAVCHLTAFVTLNFLGRHPALSRRPAAARAAASPADGAPAAGGEPTAVVRKSVLHEMREGMAYTVKTPWLLWTLLWASVSTLVSIGPVEVLLPFVVRDQFGGGSEMFGAALAAMGVAGAVASLAMASFRLPRRYLTFMLTIWGIGSVPLAFVGAMTGFWQLVVALIVWGATGGAGMVIWGTLLQRRVPAHLLGRISSLDFFVSLAFMPVSMAVAGPLAQVVPLWVIFAVAGAVWPALGLVAILAARMPSDEIAHPLDVLPASRT, from the coding sequence GTGAACGCACCGCGCGCTCTCCGTCCCTTCGCGCACCGCGAGTACCGCGTCCTCATCGCCGCCCTGGCCGTGAGCATCTTCGGCTCGGGCATGTGGGCGGTGGCGATGGTCTACGAGGTGATCGCGCTGGGCGGCGGCCCGCTCGAGCTCTCGCTCGTGGCCACGGCGATGAGCGTGGGCCTCGTCGCGTTCGTCCTGCTCGGCGGCGTCGCGGCGGACAGGATTCCGCAGCGCACGCTCATCATCGCTGTGGAGGCCGTCAACCTCCTGGCCGTCGGGACCGTCGCGGTGCTTGCCGAGACCGGCCTCCTCGCGGTCTGGGGAATCGCGCTCGGCGCGTTCGCGCTCGGGGTCGGGGCGGCCTTCTTCTTCCCGGCGTTCTCGGCGATCCTGCCGCGGATCCTCCCGCCCGAGGACCTGCTCGCCGCGAACGGCATGGAGGGCACCATGCGGCCCCTGCTCCAGCAGGCCGCGGGCCCGGCGGCGGCCGGTGTGATCGTCGGGGCGCTGTCCGCGCCGCACGCCGTGGCGGGCGTCGCGGTGTGCCACCTCACCGCGTTCGTGACGCTCAACTTCCTGGGCCGGCACCCCGCGCTGTCCCGGCGTCCAGCGGCCGCCCGCGCAGCGGCCTCCCCCGCGGATGGCGCGCCGGCGGCGGGAGGCGAGCCGACCGCCGTCGTGCGCAAGTCCGTGCTGCACGAGATGCGGGAGGGGATGGCGTACACGGTCAAGACGCCGTGGCTCCTGTGGACCCTGCTGTGGGCGAGCGTGTCCACGCTCGTCTCGATCGGGCCGGTCGAGGTGCTGCTGCCGTTCGTGGTGCGCGACCAGTTCGGCGGCGGGTCCGAGATGTTCGGCGCCGCGCTCGCGGCGATGGGGGTGGCAGGGGCGGTCGCGTCGCTCGCGATGGCCTCATTCCGGCTGCCGCGGCGGTACCTGACGTTCATGCTCACGATCTGGGGGATCGGGTCGGTGCCGCTCGCGTTCGTCGGCGCCATGACCGGGTTCTGGCAGCTCGTCGTGGCGCTCATCGTGTGGGGCGCCACCGGCGGGGCGGGCATGGTCATCTGGGGCACGCTCCTGCAGCGGCGCGTGCCGGCGCACCTTCTCGGGCGAATCTCCAGCCTGGACTTCTTCGTCTCCCTCGCGTTCATGCCGGTCTCGATGGCCGTGGCCGGGCCGCTCGCGCAGGTGGTGCCGCTGTGGGTCATCTTCGCCGTGGCCGGCGCGGTGTGGCCGGCGCTGGGGCTCGTGGCGATCCTCGCCGCGCGGATGCCGTCGGACGAGATCGCGCACCCGCTCGACGTGCTGCCGGCCTCGCGCACCTGA
- a CDS encoding VOC family protein, which yields MRIKMCSIHVIDPAAAHAFYTETLGFDTLLAMPEAQLFIVSSPDSGGVGLLLEPSANPVAEAYRKGVYDAGMPAIVLGSPDVRADFERLSAAGVVFRGEPVQDASGLMADFEDTCGNIIRLHQD from the coding sequence ATGAGGATCAAGATGTGCTCCATCCACGTCATCGACCCGGCCGCCGCGCATGCGTTCTACACGGAGACGCTCGGCTTCGACACGCTCCTGGCGATGCCCGAGGCACAACTGTTCATCGTCTCCTCGCCCGACTCGGGCGGCGTGGGCCTCCTGCTCGAGCCGAGCGCCAACCCGGTTGCCGAGGCCTACCGCAAGGGGGTGTACGACGCCGGGATGCCCGCCATCGTCCTCGGCTCGCCGGACGTGCGGGCCGACTTCGAGCGGCTCAGCGCGGCCGGCGTCGTGTTCCGCGGCGAGCCGGTCCAGGACGCGTCGGGGCTGATGGCAGACTTCGAGGACACCTGCGGGAACATCATCCGGCTCCACCAGGACTGA
- a CDS encoding 2,3-butanediol dehydrogenase — MKAARYYDRKDIRIEDIPEPELRPGTVAIDVAWCGICGTDLHEYLEGPIFIPPKGSPQPISGEEAPVTIGHEFSGTITALGEGVTDLEVGQNVVVEPYIIHDDVDTGPGQAYQLSKDMNFIGLGGRGGGLSQKIVVQRRWVHPIGDIPLDQAALIEPLSVGHHAFVRSGAKAGDVAIVGGAGPIGLLTSAVLKASGLTVYISELSEARKKMARDTGVADAVFDPREGDVAEQVRALTGGRGADVGFECSSVPAVLDMLMATVRPGGVIVNVSIWGHRPQVDMPSLVLKEIDLRGTIGYANDHPSTIALVQSGKLDLAPFITAKIPLDALITEGYDQLINNNEHHVKILVDPNA, encoded by the coding sequence ATGAAAGCTGCCCGCTACTACGACCGCAAGGACATCCGCATCGAGGACATTCCCGAGCCTGAGCTCAGGCCCGGAACCGTGGCGATCGACGTCGCGTGGTGCGGCATCTGCGGCACTGACCTGCACGAGTACCTCGAGGGCCCGATCTTCATTCCGCCCAAGGGGTCGCCTCAGCCGATCTCGGGGGAGGAGGCGCCGGTCACGATCGGCCACGAGTTCTCGGGGACCATCACGGCGCTCGGCGAGGGTGTGACCGACCTCGAGGTGGGCCAGAACGTCGTCGTCGAACCGTACATCATCCACGACGACGTCGACACCGGGCCCGGTCAGGCGTACCAGCTCTCGAAGGACATGAACTTCATCGGTCTGGGCGGTCGTGGCGGGGGGCTCTCGCAGAAGATCGTGGTCCAGCGGCGGTGGGTCCATCCCATCGGGGACATTCCGCTCGACCAGGCCGCGCTCATCGAGCCGCTGTCCGTGGGGCACCACGCGTTTGTCCGTAGCGGGGCCAAGGCCGGGGACGTCGCGATCGTGGGCGGGGCGGGTCCGATCGGCCTGCTGACCTCGGCAGTGCTCAAGGCCTCGGGGCTGACCGTCTACATCTCGGAGCTGAGCGAGGCCCGCAAGAAGATGGCGAGGGACACCGGCGTGGCCGACGCCGTGTTCGACCCTCGCGAGGGCGACGTCGCCGAGCAGGTCCGCGCGCTCACTGGCGGCAGAGGCGCCGACGTTGGCTTCGAGTGCAGCTCCGTCCCCGCGGTCCTGGACATGCTCATGGCCACGGTGCGGCCCGGCGGGGTGATCGTCAACGTCTCGATCTGGGGCCACAGGCCGCAGGTGGACATGCCCTCCCTCGTGCTCAAGGAGATCGACCTGCGGGGCACCATCGGCTACGCGAATGACCACCCGAGCACGATCGCGCTGGTCCAGTCGGGCAAGCTCGACCTCGCCCCGTTCATCACGGCCAAGATCCCGTTGGACGCCCTCATCACGGAGGGCTACGACCAGCTCATCAACAACAACGAGCACCACGTGAAGATCCTGGTCGACCCCAACGCCTGA
- a CDS encoding DUF5997 family protein, whose translation MKPATAAKKLGIFLPATPAEFQEGVVTREEFDALRENPPAWLTELREKGPHPRPVVAQKLNVTISGLARAGITEALTTEEIAALLEDRPQWLQSERANMAAVREEARRVKAEAEEKAAKSASAKHGAAAERSLRGGRRG comes from the coding sequence ATGAAGCCGGCCACCGCCGCGAAGAAGCTCGGCATCTTCCTCCCCGCCACCCCCGCGGAGTTCCAGGAAGGCGTGGTGACGCGCGAGGAGTTCGACGCCCTGCGCGAGAACCCGCCCGCGTGGCTCACCGAGCTGCGCGAGAAGGGCCCGCACCCGCGGCCGGTCGTCGCCCAGAAGCTCAACGTGACCATCTCGGGCCTGGCCCGCGCCGGCATCACGGAGGCGCTCACCACGGAGGAAATCGCCGCGCTGCTCGAGGACCGCCCCCAGTGGCTCCAGTCCGAGCGGGCCAACATGGCCGCCGTGCGCGAGGAGGCCCGCCGCGTCAAGGCCGAGGCGGAGGAGAAGGCCGCGAAGTCCGCCTCGGCGAAGCACGGCGCGGCGGCCGAGCGGTCGCTGCGAGGCGGGCGCCGCGGCTGA
- a CDS encoding LysR family substrate-binding domain-containing protein, whose translation MQSESVPALKVAFVAGVAPGKWFHRWEERFPEHPLASEMVDDAEQLAVLHDGRADIAFVRLPVDKDREGLHVIPLYEELPVVVAPKGHEIQAFDEVPLAEVQGELFEYDGGPSERLDLVEGGAGLAIMPMSVVRHFNRKELRYRPVTGLEPYGVGIAWRRDNEAEAIQEFIGVVRGRGANSSRQASVQRDQQEAAKKRREDISTSQSKEMKARNEASRAGKAARGGKAGGRSGGRGRTAGGKGRPGAGRRRGR comes from the coding sequence ATGCAGTCCGAGAGCGTTCCGGCCCTGAAGGTCGCCTTCGTCGCGGGCGTGGCCCCCGGCAAGTGGTTCCACCGGTGGGAGGAGCGCTTCCCCGAGCACCCGCTCGCCTCCGAGATGGTCGACGATGCCGAGCAGCTCGCCGTCCTGCACGATGGCCGGGCCGACATCGCGTTCGTCCGCCTGCCCGTGGACAAGGACCGCGAGGGGCTCCACGTCATCCCGCTCTATGAGGAACTGCCGGTCGTCGTCGCGCCCAAGGGGCATGAGATCCAGGCATTCGACGAGGTGCCGCTCGCCGAGGTCCAGGGCGAGCTGTTCGAGTACGACGGCGGTCCCTCCGAGCGCCTGGACCTCGTCGAGGGCGGGGCGGGGCTCGCGATCATGCCCATGTCCGTGGTGCGGCACTTCAACCGCAAGGAGCTGCGCTACCGCCCCGTGACGGGCCTCGAGCCCTACGGCGTGGGGATCGCGTGGCGGCGGGACAATGAGGCGGAGGCCATCCAGGAGTTCATCGGCGTGGTGCGCGGCCGCGGGGCGAACAGCTCGCGGCAGGCCTCGGTCCAGCGGGACCAGCAGGAGGCCGCGAAGAAGCGGCGTGAGGACATCTCCACCTCCCAGTCCAAGGAGATGAAGGCGCGGAACGAGGCTTCCCGTGCCGGGAAGGCCGCACGCGGCGGGAAGGCCGGTGGCCGGTCCGGTGGCCGGGGGCGGACCGCCGGTGGGAAGGGTCGCCCCGGGGCCGGACGCCGCCGCGGCCGCTGA
- a CDS encoding GNAT family N-acetyltransferase, which produces MERPSEETGPEIEVVPANEALWEDLAAVFGERGDPSGCQCQWFKFPRSEWKALDRGAREGLLRAQTECGTPGAEATSGLVAYRDGEPVGWAAVEPRTEYPRLAGMKVPWAGREEDKEDPGVWAVTCFVTRKGYRRQGVSRALTAAAVRFARERGARAVEGYPMLVEPGKEYTWGELFVGVRDVFADAGFREVSHPFPRRVVMRIDFE; this is translated from the coding sequence ATGGAACGCCCCTCAGAGGAAACCGGCCCTGAGATCGAGGTCGTGCCCGCCAACGAGGCCTTGTGGGAGGACCTCGCGGCGGTCTTTGGCGAGCGCGGCGACCCCTCGGGCTGCCAGTGCCAGTGGTTCAAGTTCCCCCGCAGCGAATGGAAGGCCCTGGACCGAGGGGCGCGCGAAGGGCTCCTTCGCGCGCAGACCGAGTGCGGTACCCCGGGCGCCGAGGCGACCTCGGGCCTCGTGGCGTACCGGGACGGGGAGCCGGTGGGCTGGGCAGCCGTCGAGCCCCGCACCGAGTACCCGCGGTTGGCAGGAATGAAGGTCCCGTGGGCGGGCCGCGAGGAGGACAAGGAAGACCCCGGCGTGTGGGCCGTCACGTGCTTCGTGACCCGCAAAGGCTACCGTCGGCAGGGCGTCAGCCGGGCCCTCACGGCAGCCGCAGTGCGCTTTGCCCGCGAGCGGGGGGCCCGCGCCGTCGAGGGCTATCCGATGCTCGTCGAGCCGGGCAAGGAGTACACGTGGGGGGAGCTGTTCGTGGGCGTCCGGGACGTGTTCGCCGATGCGGGCTTCCGGGAGGTCAGCCACCCGTTCCCGCGTCGCGTGGTCATGCGGATCGACTTCGAGTAG
- a CDS encoding alpha/beta fold hydrolase, with the protein MGERDPFEGMPAFSMGKGPPLVVLPGLTPRHTVPRGPAFLAETRSLGPLARRRTVWWVNRREGLDPSATMADIAADYAERLPRLGRPVDVLGISTGGTVALQLAADHPELVRRLVLVASGCRLGPAGKAGQRALLARIEAGDLRGAGAEMVRLVGVRPAARSLEGWAGWLVGPWMYRGSTADVAAVLRAEDDFDLTDRLAGIGVPTLVIGGDEDTPYGPAVFRDTARGLPRGRLIMYYGRGHVGVQLTPGFTQDVLGFLDAP; encoded by the coding sequence GTGGGGGAGAGGGACCCGTTCGAGGGCATGCCGGCGTTCTCGATGGGCAAGGGCCCGCCGCTCGTGGTCCTGCCGGGCCTCACGCCGCGGCACACGGTTCCCCGCGGCCCGGCGTTCCTCGCCGAGACGCGCTCCCTGGGCCCGCTCGCGCGGCGCCGGACGGTCTGGTGGGTCAACCGCCGCGAGGGCCTCGACCCCTCTGCGACCATGGCGGACATCGCTGCGGACTACGCCGAGCGGCTCCCCCGCCTCGGTCGTCCCGTGGACGTCCTGGGCATCTCGACGGGCGGGACCGTGGCGCTGCAGCTCGCAGCGGACCACCCCGAACTCGTGCGGCGCCTCGTGCTCGTGGCCTCCGGCTGCAGGCTGGGCCCGGCGGGCAAGGCAGGCCAGCGTGCACTCCTGGCCAGGATCGAGGCCGGCGACCTCCGCGGCGCCGGCGCCGAGATGGTTCGGCTCGTCGGCGTGCGCCCCGCGGCACGGAGCCTCGAGGGGTGGGCTGGCTGGCTTGTGGGGCCATGGATGTACCGAGGGTCCACTGCGGACGTCGCGGCGGTCCTCCGAGCCGAGGATGACTTCGACCTGACAGACCGCCTCGCCGGGATCGGCGTGCCGACCCTCGTGATCGGCGGCGACGAGGACACACCCTATGGCCCGGCCGTGTTCCGCGACACCGCCCGCGGCCTGCCCCGCGGCCGGCTCATCATGTATTACGGCCGCGGCCACGTGGGCGTCCAACTCACCCCCGGCTTCACCCAGGACGTCCTAGGCTTCCTCGACGCTCCCTGA
- a CDS encoding NERD domain-containing protein produces MATSYPEAPEFGGNTGEELIWNRLMAQLPEQATVFHSLQIAHLGQREIDFLVLWPGVGVAVLEVKGGTVRRTHGRWFSRGHRGEDHPIEDPVRQVRAAKHKLREYLAGTDAHAARFAELVVFPFTRVGHDFNAPGTPLSILAGRDDLDHLAEKIKAAIHAEGIGTTPQVASESPFEDLITAILANTEDLGPVRAGAVELEDHADHLTENQRVLLDVLAEQPRLHIQGPAGSGKTYLALEQARRLTEGGGRVAVLCFNQGLAGHLNEVAGRWKRPAEYVGAFHDLAEFLGVPSAPHLLPAAHDVDPQLFWDVRLPQALTRAARSLPREQRFDAIVVDEGQDFRPLWWEAVIALLTDRGGNGLFVFSDSNQSVYHRRPVRPLGMVPLSLRENLRNTKQIANLAGAFTGHSQRVPGLGGEPVELIDVPASEAVAAADDAVDHLIADGWDPGQIALLTTKYKHPEQENQIRHHGKAGYWAGYFGDRDVFYSSVQGFKGLERSAVVLAVNGWHAGLGRELLYTGMSRARTKLVVVGPRAEIEACGGPAVAKRLAEAVAGRVDAP; encoded by the coding sequence ATGGCGACGAGCTACCCGGAGGCACCGGAGTTCGGCGGGAACACGGGCGAGGAACTCATCTGGAACCGGCTCATGGCGCAGCTGCCCGAGCAGGCCACCGTGTTCCATTCCCTCCAGATCGCCCATCTCGGTCAGCGCGAGATCGACTTCCTCGTGCTGTGGCCCGGGGTGGGGGTGGCCGTCCTCGAGGTGAAGGGCGGCACCGTGCGGCGCACCCACGGGCGCTGGTTCAGCCGCGGCCACCGCGGCGAGGACCACCCCATCGAGGACCCGGTGCGGCAGGTCCGCGCGGCGAAGCACAAGCTCCGCGAGTACCTCGCGGGCACGGACGCGCACGCGGCCCGCTTCGCGGAGCTCGTCGTCTTCCCGTTCACCCGCGTGGGCCACGACTTCAACGCCCCGGGCACGCCCCTCTCGATCCTCGCCGGCAGGGACGACCTGGACCACCTCGCCGAGAAGATCAAGGCCGCGATCCATGCCGAAGGCATAGGCACCACCCCGCAGGTTGCGAGCGAGAGCCCCTTCGAGGACCTCATCACGGCGATCCTCGCGAACACCGAGGACCTCGGACCGGTGCGGGCGGGCGCCGTCGAGCTCGAGGACCACGCCGACCACCTCACCGAGAACCAGCGAGTCCTCCTCGACGTCCTCGCCGAGCAGCCGCGCCTCCACATCCAGGGCCCCGCCGGCAGCGGCAAGACGTACCTCGCCCTCGAGCAGGCCCGGAGGCTCACCGAGGGCGGCGGGCGCGTGGCCGTGCTCTGCTTCAATCAGGGGCTTGCCGGGCACCTCAACGAGGTGGCCGGCCGGTGGAAGCGGCCCGCCGAGTACGTCGGCGCGTTCCACGACCTCGCGGAGTTCCTCGGAGTTCCGTCCGCGCCGCACCTGCTGCCCGCAGCGCACGACGTCGACCCGCAGCTCTTCTGGGACGTCCGCCTGCCGCAGGCGCTCACCCGGGCGGCCCGGTCCCTGCCGCGCGAGCAGCGCTTCGACGCGATCGTCGTGGACGAGGGCCAGGACTTCCGCCCGCTGTGGTGGGAGGCGGTGATCGCCCTCCTGACGGACCGCGGCGGCAACGGCCTCTTCGTCTTCAGCGACTCCAACCAGTCCGTCTACCACCGCCGCCCGGTCCGCCCGCTGGGCATGGTCCCGCTCTCGCTCCGGGAGAACCTGCGCAATACGAAGCAGATCGCCAACCTCGCCGGCGCGTTCACGGGCCACAGTCAGCGCGTGCCGGGGCTCGGCGGTGAGCCCGTCGAGCTGATCGACGTGCCCGCCTCGGAGGCTGTGGCCGCCGCGGACGACGCCGTCGATCACCTGATTGCCGACGGCTGGGACCCCGGCCAGATCGCCCTGCTGACCACCAAGTACAAGCACCCCGAGCAGGAGAACCAGATCCGGCACCACGGGAAGGCCGGCTACTGGGCGGGGTACTTCGGCGACCGGGACGTCTTCTACTCGAGTGTTCAGGGCTTCAAGGGTCTCGAGCGGTCCGCGGTGGTGCTCGCCGTCAACGGATGGCACGCCGGGCTGGGCCGGGAGCTCCTGTACACGGGGATGAGCCGGGCACGGACCAAGCTCGTAGTCGTGGGGCCGCGGGCAGAGATCGAGGCGTGCGGCGGGCCCGCGGTCGCGAAACGGCTCGCGGAAGCCGTCGCCGGCCGAGTCGACGCGCCGTAG
- a CDS encoding NUDIX domain-containing protein: protein MTVLSAGLLLYRRVPSADGGAAGLEVWIAHMGGPFWARKDERAWSIPKGLYEEDESPLAAAQREFAEEIGTPPPDVQYKHLGEFRQPSGKRLTVFTAEADFAPAQIVSNTFPLEWPRGSGRILDVPEVDRAEWFTEPVAREKLVKGQVPLLDALGRLLA, encoded by the coding sequence ATGACGGTTCTCAGCGCGGGGCTCCTCCTGTACCGCCGCGTGCCGAGCGCGGACGGCGGCGCCGCGGGACTCGAGGTGTGGATCGCCCACATGGGCGGGCCGTTCTGGGCGCGCAAGGACGAGCGCGCATGGTCCATCCCCAAGGGCCTCTACGAGGAGGACGAGAGCCCGCTCGCGGCCGCGCAGCGCGAGTTCGCCGAGGAGATCGGCACCCCGCCGCCTGACGTCCAGTACAAGCACCTCGGAGAGTTCCGGCAGCCCTCCGGCAAGCGGCTCACGGTCTTCACCGCGGAGGCGGACTTCGCGCCCGCACAGATCGTGAGCAACACGTTCCCACTCGAGTGGCCGCGGGGGTCGGGCCGCATCCTGGACGTGCCGGAAGTGGACCGCGCGGAATGGTTCACGGAGCCGGTCGCCCGCGAGAAGCTCGTCAAGGGCCAGGTACCGCTCCTCGACGCGCTCGGCCGCCTGCTCGCGTAG